A stretch of DNA from Limanda limanda chromosome 16, fLimLim1.1, whole genome shotgun sequence:
TCCCCCTCAGGAAGCagcggagggggaggagctgcATGGTGCTCCTCCTtcagagaagaggaggctgcagcgcgacaggtgaggaagaggaagtttgATGAGTCACCTCACTGatgactctgctgctctgtggcgTCCGTTCACCTCACGCTCTTCCTTCTGTGCATTCTCACCACCGCGCATGTGAAATATAGATTATTCTCAGATGTGTTACTTCTCTGCGTGGCTCTTGTTTTGCGATGCAGCACCACAGGGGGTCTCACGCTCTTCTAGAAGTTAACTCCATCTACAGAACACCGCCTACGTGACGGccgagcagagcagagcatcCATTCAAATGAAACCGTGTGGTAATAAACCATCTgcagtgcgcacacacacacacacacacacacacacactggtttcattttaatacattttcaggtGACTGGACATATAAATAACTCTCTGACTTgccttttattgtgtttttattaaagtgACTGAAGCGTTTCAGCTGATATCTGATCTATTTACTGCTTCAGAAAACACTCGACTAACtctccactgcccccccccccccccacagcctatgaataaaaaagagaggttgatttaaaatgaatttaataaaatactCAGCAtaacatgttaaaaaataaaggaaCAATTGCTGTCCCGtccccttttctctttttcattatCTTCAGCAGAGTTTGCTGCATCAAAATACTGTAACCATGGAAACTAGaggtgatgaaaaaaaagactTGTTTGTTTCAACCCCGAACATCACAGACGTTTAATGTTGATCTGAAGATTACGGATCGTATCTTTCATCACAGAACTGAAACGATCAATCTGGACACtgaacacactgaacacacacacacacacacacacacacacacacacacacacacaatgtgaaaCTGCTTATTTCGTGATGACATTGGTGAGTTGATTATTTCTGCTGCACTTTTCGTTAATGCAGATCAAACTTCTACAAAATAGACGCTTTACTCGTTGTTTACCAGACGAGACGTTGTTGTGCCTCAGCAGCCACATTCCTTCAGGGCAGACAGACCTGATGCTACAATCATTTCATATTGGAACATGCTCAGAAATGCTGCTCAAACATTTTGAACGTGTCACTGAAGAACATGTGGTTCTGTTGCTGCGTTTGTGCTGCATGAAGGTCGACCTCTAGAAAAGATCGACTCCTCTCTCAGGAGTCAACGCAGGTACCGGCCGATTCATACACAGGTGCTGtcaggtcagagaggaggagagagagagagagagagagagagagagagagagagagagagagagagagagagagagagagagagagagagagagagagagacagacagagagagagagggagagggttgcaaccagggccgggtctagacaggcatgtatgagggggcagccacaaatcttgaggggtcattgtgctttattatattattattattataaattgggatttagtttgagggggcacaacatttatttgagggggccaggccccctcttgcccctgcctagacccggccctggttgcaaccagagagagagagagagagagagagagactgacagacagagagagagagagagagggttgcaacgagagagagagacagacagagagagagggagagagagagagggttgcaatgagagagatagagagagagagagagagagagagagagagagagagagagagtgcgcaGTGTAATATCACTTTTTTCATGGCTTTGATAGGAGAATGATCTGATCTAAATAATCAAACTGAATCTGTAAagttcatattcacaaatcccagttTGTCCATCTAATAATAATCACCTTCAACATTAAACTTTGTACGATGAAACCTCCttgaaaatctgtttaaaaaaagaataaaacttgcTCCTAAACTGAgtcaatgaaatgaaaacaaagatgctGTGATGTCCGACCTGTGAGAGATTGTCTGACCTCAGTTATTTCTGTTCAGCTACTTGTTGAATTCAGCGTTTCTATTCTTACACCTTCAGTGTTTGTCTCTCGGTGAATCtcttctgacagtgtgtttaTTACAGGATCTGGAAAGAGTCAGACACTTCTCTTGGCGTCGACTTCAAGTAATGTCTGTTAGTCAGAGGAAGAGCTGCCAACAGGCCTGAACTGGAGTGAGAGAGTTTCtcttcactgctgctgatgtgagGAACGTTCATTAAATcaaactgctgatgatctgtctGCAGGAGACTGGATGAACGAGAGAGGTAATcgtacaaataaaatgtaaacatgtgcAAAGTTAAACTCAATCCTTAAGCTAAATATAACTATCAGCTTCATGCTTCTTTACAAATTCACTTAATTACAAACAAAGAGCGTTTTAATGATGAAAAATGTATCTGCATCTAAATCTGAACGAATGCTCGACtgtgtttcttcctctgtggaCACAGAtccaatatttaatatttaatatctcATATCTCATCAGacaaactttgttttttatgtgcAGCCATGAAATAATCCAAAGCATAATCACATAATTacagattaaacaaaacaactgtATATATGTTAATGATGTTAAAAAATGCTAATGATTCTGTCCTCAGACAGGGTCATgctagctgtttccctctgtttccagtctttgtgctaagctaagcagcTTCCTGCATGTGAATGTGGCGGGACTCTGATCTGAGGACGAGCTGCAGGACGCAAACATCTGCTCtgcctcattctctctctctctctctctctgtctcgctcctAATCTCTCTATCTTTGCTGCATCGCAACGCTCTGtcgttgccatggcaacaatgGACAAGAACAAAAAGacctgctgcttttcttttttcactctgCTGCCGGAGCCTCAGATTCAGACGGATGTGTTTCCTGCTGCGACGCTGGCTCGAAGCTCCGGAGGTAAAACATCGGACGTGTCatcacacccccccaccccaccccccccccactcatgtTCAGTTATGTTGCACACCCACTGACGTCTGTCACTCATCATCTTCAGTCCGTGCCAACATCACCACGGCAACCGTGCCACCACGCTGATGCCGTCCCCGTGGTCGTCGGGTTGATTCCAGAACGAACAGTGATTGATCCAACGCATCACTAATTATTAATAGAGACATTACATCATCAGCCAGCTGAGTGTGTTTACTCACATTCCTCTCAGTCGAATCAGGACCTGGTTGTTAAGGTTCTGCTCCACAGGATCCACAAAGTCCTGCACCTCCTCAagctgctgcacctcctcaagctgctgcacctcctcaATCTGCTGCTGAacctcctctgtctgctgctgctgcacctgctctgtgtgctgctgctcagtCTGGAGCATCTCCTCAGactgcgcctcctcctcctcttcagtttgctgcagctcctcaacctgctgctcctcctccctctgctcctgttCACTCTGCTGCACATCCACATTCTCCTGGTCCTCCTTCACCACTTCACTCTGTTGCATCTTGTCCTGTTTTtgctgcatctcctcctcctgctgcacctcctcctgcaccttgTGTTGCTCCTGCTGCACCTCCCCTTCACATGGCACTTCCTCCTGCTCGGGCAGCTGCGCCTCCTCCGCCTCTTGGTTCATCTCGCGCTGGGTggggaggagttggaggagcaggaggtgtcTTGAGGCTCGTAGTAGAGTTGTGTTCTCGGGGGGGCAGGACGTCTCTCACTCCGACTCACTCGTGGGAACATAGACGCCGATTACGCCCATTTGGGGTTCGATGAAACTTCCCTCAACTTCCTGTGATGTCACCTGTCGGCACGGCCAATCCCAGACAGTGACCTCTGACACGACCCGTTGGTGGAGCACAGGGGTTAAAGGTCACCGGACAAGGTGCAGGGTTCTGATgaagttgagaagcaggagacgGACGCCGTCCACAAGTAAACAAAGTGATCAGCTGACGACTTCCTCCGGCTCAGCTCCGCACTCCGGCACTGCGGCGGCAAAATGATCCAGCTGAATGTCCCAGAGCATCGCCGTAGCAACGCTCAGAGGAAGTCAACCAGCAATAAAGACAGGatggagtgagagggagagagagagagagagagagagagagcgggaggagaggagagcgatGGAGGAGGACAAAGGAGAAGCAGAGAACATCAGAGCGTTTCCGTGGTAACTCAACAACGGTTGCTAAGAGTGATGGAATCCTGCAGCTGACAGagctgactcctcctcctcccagtttcaaacacacacaactttgtcCCTCGCTCGCCACTGCATCGGCGTGTGTGTGGGTTCTACACAACGATGATGTCATGTTCCTGAAAATGAGAGTCACCTCTTCAGTCAAAGAGCAGGACCAGTCAGAGGGAGGTCCTGCTGGCGCCCTCTAGAGGCCGTGGTGGTCATTTCAGCCCCAACATGAACGTGTCAGATAGAAATACACTTATTTCACGCTGGTGTGTCTCACAACTCTGATGTGGAGTCGGTGAATCAAAGGCCTCAGCAGCTCAAACAGAACACGACAACATGTACGAGCGTGAACCTGAAAAATACAACTTTACAATTTGTttcccatgaattattcagactcttacacacacacacacacacagacacacacacacacacacacagcgtcaccTGTGGTTCTCCTGTCCTCCTAACTTCAGACACTACATGTGATTTGGACTCTTTCTGGGGACGAGTCACTTTGAACCAAAGCAAGAAGACAACATAcatcagttttcttttctccacagAAGCTGAGGATGAAAAGCAGATTCTGCAGAGTTGAACCTGTTTATTCTAGATTCTAGAAAAAAACGTatatgtttttgtctgataCGTTTGATTCCAGATGTGTAGCTTCAATAACTGGGATGTTCCCACCAGCTGGAGACAAAGAAGACAAACCCTCAGGTCCTCATGCATTCAGGGGGAAACAACACATGAGATCCATGTGGACGTGAGTCTGGACTTCACAACCAaagtctgggtgtgtgtgtgtgtgtgtctgtgtctgtgtgtgtgtgtgtgtgtgtgtgtgtgtgtgtgtgtgtgtgtgtgtcgttgtcGTCTGTATCACGTGACCAATCAACCGATGACCTCTTGTATAGTTCTCTGTATAATTATCTCTGTATAGTGAAGTAGAGAATAgtgagtgatttcagacacaacTCATAAGtgtgtccctctctcacacacacacacacacacacacacacacacacacacacacacacacacacacacacacacacacacacacacacacacacacacactggggccCCCTGGAGGCTGAAGGCCCCTGTTGGGATAATGGTGTTAATTAAAATCCTTGTTATGTTGATCCTGGAAGtttctgttaaatgttcaaacaattttaatttattttctaaaaatgtttccACAGAACATCAGAGACAGATCCTGGTTCAGGGGGTTCACTCAGATTATTGTTGTGAAAACATATGAATGTTTGAAGTGTTGACTCTGAAGTCTCTCACCCGGTCTTCACAGTGCAGTGATTGGCCGGTCCACAGACACGCCCCCCAATGCTGCACctgctcctgattggctgctgcgGCCAGCTCACTGACTTGATTGGCTGCAAGGAGTCACCTAtcggaggcagaggaagaggaagactttagataaagatggaagacgGCGTTCCAAAGTTAAAACCAGCCTCCTCCGCGTCAGCAGATGGTTTCCAGTTAAATAAAGACGTTAAATAAACGTTTGTCATTTCAGGTTGTTCTTATCTGATCCGTTtggtttgaatttgaatttgatgatatgaaatgggccgagacgtgatgattgacagctgagcctgactcctgattggttgagcacaTGTATGGGTGTGACCTTGTTACCATGGCTCCACTCCACAATCACTAGCATGGgagcaagatggccgccttcATATGTGATAttgtggcttcatttctggtgaaatgtgtcgtccatctttatttccagtCAAAGGGttgaattattaaattaaaccaCACAACGTATTTTTCTAAGCACTTTTCCTTGAGCAcattctctcctttcctttccttgaGGAGGCTTCAGTGTTTCCTTTGCTGAAGGTGATGAGAGGAAGCTTCAAAGGTCCTGTCCTCTGCACTCAGAGGATTCCACCAGTTTTCATCAGcgctgctgctgagacacatTTACAATCTtcctctgaaaacacacaaatatttgaTTGTGTCACGGAAACTCAGTTGATTTATGTAGAACCTGGTTCGGCCTGATTCCACTTCACTGAGGCTGTGGGAGAATAACAGGAACAGAGTCAAAGGTCACTCTGGACACTTCAAAGTGTTTATCTCTctgaacacaacctgctgaGTCGTTtcactcctcctgctcctctgaggCTGTTCTTTCACAaaactgaccccccccccccccacacacacacacacacacttacacaaaacTGCAAAAGACGTCAGGCCTAAAAATAGATGAAGCTTGAAAAGAACTGCTGAGGGGAAATTAAAAGGAAACTGGGCCGGATGAGACCAGGAGACAAACGAGTGAAACCAGAAGCTCCTGTTTGGACAGAGAATGTCCCAGACACATTCtcattgtgtgttcatgtgtgtgttcttgtgtgtgttagtgtccATGTGTCTCCATGTTGTCCAGCACAGCAGCTCTCGTGCTCGTAAGCAAACCCTCACGACAACATACGGACCGTCTGATTGGCCGCTGGACCAACTAACTGCTTAATGGTTCTTCATAATCAGCATCGACACTGAAGAGACAATTAAAGATGACCGCGTGGGCGACTGGaggaccatgtgtgtgtgtgtgtgtgtgtgtgtgtgtgtgtgtgtgtgtgtgtgtgtttgtgtgtttcattaaTATTCAGCtcctttgtttttcaaaaggcTTTTGAGCAACAAGTAGACAAACCggagcagagcagagaaacatgtttgttttttaaagctcCAACTGTAGAAATCTGTTTAgtttaatattttgtttgtctgaGCCGATTCTCAACtgaaacatatttaatctaCTTTTTGTCCACGAAAATCCTGAATctgtaaatatgcaaatatttttttgtatttgttatttataaGATGCATGTTGTGCTTTGATTGGCTCGGAACTCGTTGTGATGTCATGCAGATACAGAACATGTGTTAAACCAGAAGCTGAGCACAGACAAACTTTACTCTGAGCAggagaaattaaataaacatgaatcattatattgattatttttataatgAAGTTCCAACATCCCATAATCACTCTTTCtgattttaagattattttgtaaatgtcttAAGTTTGACCCAAGTATTtgattttgtttcattttactgGACATCACTTCAGATACAGAAAGATCTGTTCTGGtctaaatattaaatacaatatCATCTTtgtaaaatagataaaaaattaaatatctaAACCTACAACAGAACTAGTTGATGGCTACACATCACATGATCAAACATCTAAACAATAAGAGCATGAATGACGAcatgagaaaacaaactgaagtGAAGACATCATGTTGACCTGTCTTTGTCTCAGCTGTTGACTCCTCACGTGGCGTCACTGTCCCCACCGCCGTCTTCCTGTCCAGAGCCGTGCAGAAGGAGCCCATcgccagcaggaggaggaggaggaggaggaggatgaagaggaggaggaggaggaggaggaggaggaggaggaggaggaggagacgcaggacCCTTAACCTTAGTGGTTTTACACCTGATGGAGAGACATCTTCCTTCTGCTCTCAGCCACATGCTGCAGCTCCCagacagattctctctctctctctctctctctctctctctctctctctctctctctctctctctctcaggagtGGCTTGACGTCTCTTGTCCTTTAACGCAGGTTGAAGACGAGTGTGGACACTTTTCTGTTCATTATTTAATCCAGAATAAACATCACACTTCTGAGCTCCTGGTTGAATCTAACTCTCTTCATCAGGGTTTTCAGCTTCCTGctaatttaactttttaatgaCAAAGTGAGACAAGCTCAGGTGTTTGTGAGACGTTAATGACGCTGCTCTGTTCCCACTGATCTCATCATTTACTCCTGTGACACGTCCACATGTCTGCTGAGGGACAGGCCTGAAGTCAAAGTTCAGAAAACTCAGTTAAACACAATATCAGAATTCTTTATCGTAATGAGATTTGTTTATGCACAgatatgttttattgtgaaccttactttttaaatgttgtttcagacccaaaagaataataaaagaaaaggtACAGAAAACATATTCACTTCTGTCACTGacattttattggtttttaacatTCAGATTTTTGCCCGAAACACTAAACAGATGAAATGCAGCGATGCAACTTTCTGATTTaacaaaacactgaaatcaCTACGAGAATTCACCAAATAACAGAGAagacacaataaataaaaacacaaacagatctgAAGGTCTAAATCTAGATCGAGATTACTTAACCAAAACAGAACCAGACCCAGGAAatgtacactgtaaaaaaaactcctCTAATTTGTTGACTTAAATTTACTTTTAGCCTTTGGAAAGATCTTAAGAACttagttttcttttcttaaactTATTCATGATGAACATCTTCTGTTCTTCCTCTAGCGTTTTGGTCCGTTCACCGTCGGCGTCTTGttgctcctcagctgctccaggaAGCCGGGGTTGGGGGAGGAGGCAGGCCGAGACGATTTGACCAATGAGAGGGCTGCGTCGAAGGACTGGCCGTCACATGACATCAGGTAGCCGACGACCACAGACGGTGCCCGGGACACGCCGGTGTTACAGTGGACCAGCACCACACCTTTCTGAGGGACAAACAAcattatatattacatataacaTTATaacatattgtattattttaatatattatataccaATATTTCTTAAGTAATTGACCTTGGTTactaaaatgttatttatttgtgacATCAAGCACAAGAAACAATCATTCATAtcagaatttaaacattttacaatttatgttttatgtgtgtatatattgcATAGTGTCTAAACAGGGCtggatattaaaaataaatacacacctACATATATCAATTAACCTTAATATTATTTGAATACATTAAAACGTTAAAATGATCTTCTGACAATATCTTTCgcttgtttttacatttcagaaCAACTCAGAATGTTGAAGTAACATTGAGCTCTGTAGAGCAGGATCTGAAGCATGATTGCAGTATTTCTGTGTGAACACCAGAGGTCGCTACAGAGCAACAGAGCAGTGAACTTCCTGTTGATCTCCACTGACGAAGCTTTTAACTCAatagctgtttgtttgttgctgttgtcagATCCTGATGAGCGTCTCATTACAGCTCAAAGTTCACCGAGCTGGAACCGAACTGACGTCAACTTCCTCATCGAGGATtagaacaggaaacaggaaacgtCCCAGGTTCTACTGAGACGGGTTCTCACAGATTCAGACCTGGAGAACAACATCTGATCCATTCAGACAAAACAGGCCTGAAAGTTCAGTTAAATCTGGATTTGGAAAAGAAATTAGTCAGCGTAGAAAATCAATTTGGGTTTGAAGCTCACCCAATAATTGATGGCTCAGATTTATCAATCAAAAAAGATCCTCatatttcatttgaatattCTGATCGGTTctttcttattctttttttctcaaaggTTTAGATGAAAGTGATTCTCGTATTTACCAAACTTTTGGATGAAGGAAAACCAGAAACATTCCGTTTATTCCTCAACATTTAGGTTTTTATCTATTATTTGGAGTAATTCTGAAAAGAATCCCTGAAAATATGAGAAATGACGACTTTAAAACTTCTTTACATAAAAACTGAGCCGGGAATTGAAAATGAAACCAGATGTTAATCATGTGCATTATAAACACATTATAAACATATAATAAACACATTATAAACCTGCCCTGTGGTTATGACCTCAGTCACATGATGCTGTTGTTGTCATGACAGCATCAATAACTGATAGTCATCAGTAGCCAGATGGCCTGCTGGGTAATATGACCCtgcatttcaaagtaaaagcatcgGTTTGATTATCAAGGCTGgaatttccacacacacacaagaaccaTATTATAATGAACACGCACACTTCCTGTAATCATACACCCCtaatgactctgtgtgtgtgtgtgtgtgtgtgtgtgtgtgtgtgtgtgtgtgtgtgtgtgtgtgtgtgtgtgtgtgtgtgtgtgtgtgtgtgtgtggtggggggtgtCATGTTGAGGTGAGTCCCAGGCTGCGTTGCTAAAAGCTTGTATGACACTGAGATCTGATCTGTGTGCAGcttaataaaacatgaacaaaactaCACATCTATTATTTAGAAACAgacgaagaggagagaggaagaggaagaaggaaaggaggagaggaaaggaagaggaggaggaggagagggagtcaTGTGTCCTTCTGCCCCTTAATCCCGTTGCATTATGGGATTGATTCCTGTTGTTTGACTTAATCCACTCGTGTGTTTTCACCTGAGCTGCAGCGACTCTCACCTTCaggatttaaattaaaatgtatatgttaatgcttcacttcctgcaagAATCCAACAAAGAGCTGCTGTTGTTTGAGACTAAAGCATTAACAGTGTTATTGATAATTGAGAATAAGTGAATGTTTGTTACCTCCGAGCGAGCCTGCTGGATGAAGTCACAACATTCCTGGATGTGAGTCAGCAGATCAGCGTCAGGAAGATCCAGAATACTGACGGTCTTATAGATGAAGAGGTCGGGGAAGATGTTCTCCACGCCGAAGGCCACGTTCAGGATGTGagacacctggaggaggaggaggaggaggaggaggaggaggaggaggaggaggaggaggaggaggaggaggaggaggaggaggaggaggaggaggaggaggaggagcaggaggaggaggaggaggagcagaggaggaggaggaggaggatcaggaggagcagaggaggaggaggaggctcttGATGATCGCTAATTGATAAATAGTTATAAAATCAggacaacagacaaacaagagtCTTACAGTAACGGAGAGTTATGACGTTTATCttgttatcattttaatatttcatcagAAATTGAATTTCCCTGCGTCCACAGTGACACAAGTTGACTTGAGCTCTTGGACTCAGATGTTTCTAATTGTCTTTGACTCATTGTTGTTGtggctgttttcagacgtgcAACATAAATAGTTCATAGCTAATTTACTAACTCGTATTTAGAAGAGAAACTAAAGAAGTGACGGAAGCTTTGTTGTAATGTTTCACTTCAGAAGACTTAAAAATCTCACCTTGTGTTTTCTCAGAGTTCCAAAGTCATGTGCAGCATCCTGcgaacctacacacacacacacacacacacacacacacacacagacacacacacacacacacacagagagacagacagacagacacacacacacacacacacacacacacacacacacacacacacacacacacacacacacacacacacacacagactcagtgTTTGTCTTGGAGACTCTGTCCCGGGTGTTGAACGCAGTCGTTGTTGTTGCCTGTGTGAACCCCCCCCACGTCCTGCTTGTGTCATGTGTCCCTCCACACCGAGCTGAGGGTGGACTGAAGGTGACCTC
This window harbors:
- the dusp19a gene encoding dual specificity protein phosphatase 19a, which gives rise to MQSLTQEIQSFSRTRLRKQCTRVTSLSGRRIIETWKGSTITVVEDPAPPEKMLGYVPDTSWDLQVGLVKPDLLLGSQDAAHDFGTLRKHKVSHILNVAFGVENIFPDLFIYKTVSILDLPDADLLTHIQECCDFIQQARSEKGVVLVHCNTGVSRAPSVVVGYLMSCDGQSFDAALSLVKSSRPASSPNPGFLEQLRSNKTPTVNGPKR